The Leptospira licerasiae serovar Varillal str. VAR 010 genome segment CGGAACCAACGGTATACAGTTGAGCTTATACTTGATCTTTTATCTTCTGGAATGTCTGAAGATGAGATTATTTTAGATTACCCATCTATTGAAAAAGAAGATATCTTAGCTTGTCTTGAATATGCTTCGAACTTGGTAAAAGTTAAATCAATATACAAAGCTTCTGCATGAAGTTCTTTATTGATGCTCAACTTCCTTTTAGCTTAGTCTATTTATTCAAAGAAAAGAATTTTGAAGTGCTCCATACGGAGCATCTCCCGTTAGGAAATAAAACATCTGATTCTGATATAATTTCATATTGTGATTCAAATGATTTAATTTTAATCACAAAAGACTCAGATTTCTTAGACTCGTATCTTATAAGAAAGAAGCCGCGTAAGTTATTGGTAGTAACTACCGGAAATATAAAGAATAAAGAGCTGTTTTCACTATTTCAGCAATTCTTGTCGAAAATTGCGGAAGAGTTTAATGATAGCGATTGGTTGGAATTGTCTAACAAAGGCTTAATAGTTCATCAGGATTAGATTAAAGCCGCTTCAAAAAACCGCTACGGCCCTTCGGGCACGCCTAACTAACAGCTTGGCACTGCGCTTCGGGTTTGCTTACGCAACCCTTGCTTGGCCTTCGGCACATTCCGCTTTGTCACTCGCCTTGCAGAGGCAATTCTCGCGCCAAGTCCTATGGACTCGCGGAACGTCGCCAAGCGTTGGACGTTATACGCAATACCCGTGCATCTGTCTTTATTCAAGGGAAACGAAATTTCTGCAAATTGATAGAATTTTTAATTGACCCAGGTATAACTCGAGTTATACTTATTTTATGAAGACTGCTGTCTCAATTCCTGATGATTTATTTAAAACAGCGGAAAAAACCGCCAAAAGGCTTGGGATTCCTCGAAGCCAACTTTTTGCAAAGGCATTAGAAGAGTTTATTCAATTACATAGTAAAGAATCAGTGACCGAAAGATTAAATAAAATTTATACAAATAGAAAAGAT includes the following:
- a CDS encoding DUF433 domain-containing protein yields the protein MSSNLLNRITLNPEVCHGKPTIRNQRYTVELILDLLSSGMSEDEIILDYPSIEKEDILACLEYASNLVKVKSIYKASA
- a CDS encoding DUF5615 family PIN-like protein — its product is MKFFIDAQLPFSLVYLFKEKNFEVLHTEHLPLGNKTSDSDIISYCDSNDLILITKDSDFLDSYLIRKKPRKLLVVTTGNIKNKELFSLFQQFLSKIAEEFNDSDWLELSNKGLIVHQD
- a CDS encoding CopG family transcriptional regulator, with translation MKTAVSIPDDLFKTAEKTAKRLGIPRSQLFAKALEEFIQLHSKESVTERLNKIYTNRKD